The following nucleotide sequence is from Myxococcus stipitatus.
ACGTAGTTGGCATTCGTGAAGCCCCACACCACGTTGTGATGAATGACGGGCGCGAGGACATTCGTCAATCGCACGCCGTAGGACCCACTGCCCACGATGATGTTGTCGTGGAGGGTGATGGAGACGTTCGTGGGCCCAGTCATGGACCCATCGATGGCGCTCCCTCGATTGTCGAAGAAGGTGTTGTGGACGAGCGTCACCTTCGGCAGCTGGTTGACGATGCTGATGAGGGCGGCGGTGCTCGTCGGGGTGCACCCATGAATCACGCTGGAGCGGAGGGTCGACGTGCCACCCGTGGTCGACATCACCTGCTGACAGTCATTGAAGACACCGTTCTCGAAGTCGAGGCTGCCTTCTCCGCTGATGGAGAAGGAGGGGGCACCAGACGTCATCCTGCTGTGGTTGAAGGTCGCGGAGCCGCTCCCCACCACCCGGATGGCAGGCTTGCCTCCAACCACGGTGAGATGGTCGGCGACCACGCTCCCCCGGACATAGAGGCCGCTGGCCTGGAGCTGGATGGAGATGGGCGAGGCCGAGGTCCCCACGGCCACCAAGGAGCCATAGACCTCGACATAGACGGTGGAGTCCGCGGTGACCACCGAGACCCCAGGCTCCAGTGTCAGGGTGACTCCCTCCGGGATGGTGAGGGTGCCCTGGAGCGTCCAGGGATTCCCCGCCGGGGTCCAGGTGGTGTCACTGGCGAGGACGCCGCCCGGAACGTTGGTCGCCAGCGCGACGGCGGGCAGCAAGGTGAGGAGAATCCCGAGGAACCCTGATTTGAGCACAAGTAATCCTGTTTTTCGGGCCCGAAGGCATCGCTCTGGCCCCTGCGGAAACCAACGAGAGGCCGGGCGAGAAGTCGCGTGCGGGGAACCAAAAACCTCCACGGGAAACGAGGCCTATGCTCGGGCGGGCTCCCCCTCGCTTCGTGTGGTTCCCCTCGAAGGTGAAAGGGGGACGGCGAGCCGCCAACCAGGCTCATCCAGCTACCGCCGCAGCAGCTCCTTCGCGGTCTCCACGAAGAGGCGCAGGGGCTCCGACCGCTGGTTGCGGCTCGGGAAGTAGAGAAAGTACCCCGGCACGATGGGGGCATATGCTTCGAGCACGGCCTCGAGCTCCCCCCGACGCAACTCTTCGCGAATCCACGCTTCCGGCGAATACGCGAGGCCGAGCCCTCGCTTCGCGAGCATCGAGCACAGGAGTCCGTCGTTCGTCACGATGCCGCCGCGCACCGGAACGCGCCAGGACTTGCGACCCCGCTCGAGCTCCCACGCGTACAGCGAGCCATTCGTCGGCGACCGGAACGTGATGCACTCGTGCTCGAGCAGGTCCTCGGGGCGCTGCGGACGGCCGTGCCTGGCCAGGTAGTCGGGTGTGCCGACCACGACGAAGCGGAACGGCTCCGTGAGTCGCACCTGCACCATGTCACGCTCGATGCTCTCGCTGAGGCGAACGCCGGCGTCGTAGCCGCCCGCGACGATGTCCACGAAGCGCTCGTCGAGGACGAGCTCGACCTCGACACGCGGGTGTCTCTCGCGGAACGTCGGCAGCACCGGCTCGAGGACGAGCGACACCGCCGCGTGCGGCACGGAGAGCCGGAGTCGCCCGACGACCTCACCGGGCTTGGCGGAGACCTCCGCGAGCGCGGCGGCGGTCTGGGCGAAAACGGGACCCACACGGTCGACGAGGCGGCGCCCGGCGTCCGTCAAAGCGACGCTCCGGGTCGTGCGCTGAACGAGGACCACCCGCAAGCGCTCCTCTAGCTGCTGCACCGACTGGCTCACGGCCGAGCGTGAGATGCCGAGTTCGCGTGCGGCGCCGACGAAGCTGTTGGCGCGGGCGACCGCCAGGAATGACTGAAGTTGCGCGAACGGGAGGTTGTCCATGACGTGGATTCGGCCCCCGCGAGCGCGATTGTCAAGCTCAGCTTACCAACCCATCCAGTTCTGGGCCCTTTTGCATGGGGAGTGTCGGGCGCATGGTGAGTTCGGAAGGAGACGACGCTCGGCTCGTTCTTCATCAATTGTTGAAAGGAACCGTCCCCATGGCCGAATGGTCCGCGGAAGAACTTCGCGAACTCGCCAACTCAGATGACCTGCACATCTCGCCTTTCCGCGAGGATGGTGCGACGTACGGGACGCCGACGTGGATATGGAGCGTCGTCGTCGATGGGGCGCTTTACGCCCGCGCGTACCATGGCCAGCGCTCCCGCTGGTACCAGGCGGCCAAGCGACAGAAGGCCGGGCGCCTCACCGCCGCGGGCATGACGAGGGACGTGACGTTCGACCTCATCGACGGTCCCGTCAACGAGCGCATCGACGACGCGTACCGCGAGAAGTATCGAGGCAGCGAGTACCTGCCCCCGATGCTCAGCGCTCGCGCCCGCGGCGCGACCGTCAAACTCACTCCAAGGGAGACGAAGGCATCAGTTCCACTCGGCAGCCGGCCGCGAACTCCTCGGGGCGTATGGTGAAGCGCCTCGCCTCGCTGGGGTTTCTCCTTCTCGCGTCGGGCTGTGTCACGTCCCCTTCTTCACGACAGGAGTCATCGATGATCCGGGTAACGCGCAGTGGCTCGCAGTCGCCCACCCGAGGTCCGGCCGAGCACTTCACTGGGATTGTTCACATCGACTCGCCGTTCCAGGCGGACGCACCGGCCCGGGTATCTGGTGCGACCGTCATGTTCGAACCCGGGGCCCGTACCGCATGGCATCGGCATCCGCTCGGCCAGACGCTGCTCGTGAGCAGCGGCGTCGGGCGCGTCCAGCAGGAAGGTGGACCCATCGAGGAAGTCCGCTCCGGGGATATCGTTTGGATTCCACCGGGCGCAAAGCACTGGCACGGAGCCTCTCCTGACTCGTCGATGTCTCACATCGCGATCAATGAAAGCCGTCATGGCTCAGTCGTCGAGTGGCTGGAGCACGTGACGGACGAGGAGTATGGCGCGATGCCCGCCACGCTCGGCGGATCGACTGCCGCAACGAGCTTGCGGATTCTGCAGCCCAACGTCGCGGGGAGACGGACTTCACCGGCTGGCGTCGAGAGCGTAGCCCCCGCGCTCGAGCGCGACACGCAGGAACGCCTCTACGGTGAGGTCTGGCGCCGTCCCGGGCTCGCCCGGCGGGAGCGTAGCCTGGTGACGGTCGCCGCCATGATCGCACGCGGCGAGAGTGACGCGCTCGCCTACGAACTCGACCAGGCCATGGACAATGGAGTCACCGCCAGCGAGCTGTCAGAGACGATTACGCACCTCGCGTACTACACTGGCTGGGGCAACGCGATGAGCGCCGTGCGCCCCGCGCGAGAGAGCTTCGCGCGTCGAGGCATCGACCCAGCGCAGCTCCCGTCTGCCGCCGCGAGCTTGCTCCCCATCGACGAAGCCGCCGAGGCTCGCCGAAAGGCGGGCGTCGAAGCGAACTTCGGGCAGGTTGCTCCGGGCGTCCTGCACTACACGACCGAAGCATTGTTTCGTGATCTGTGGTTGCGGCCGGGCCTCGCGCCCCGTGATCGCAGCCTGGTGACCGTGAGCGCACTGATCGCCACGGGGCAGCCCGCCCAGCTCACCTATCATCTCGGTCGAGCGATGGACCACGGGCTCACCCGAGAGCAGGCATCGGAGGTGCTCACTCAGTTGGCGTTCTACGCGGGGTGGCCAAGCGTCTTCTCGGCGCTGCCTGTCGTGAAGGACGTGTTCAGCACGCGGCAGGACTGAGCCGGTTGGATCAAGTGAATCGTGTTGTCGTTCTGGAGGATGAGACATGAATCCGAAGTATGATTTCAAGGGTCAGGTGGCACTGGTAACCGGCGCCGCGATGGGAATGGGACTCGCCACGGCGCGAGCCTTCGCGCAGAGCGGGGCGTCCGTGGTGCTGGCCGATGTCGACGTGGGGCTTGCCGCGAAGGAAGCCGCGAAGATTGTCGAAGAAGGTGGTGTCGCTATCGGTGTGGCCTGCGACGTCACGGACGAGGCGCAAGTCGCCGGCGCGGTTGATCGGGCAGTCAGCGAATATGGTCGGCTCGACATGGCGTTCAACAACGCCGGCATCCAGGTTCCCCCGAGTGATGCCGCGGAGGAAGCGGCGGAGAGCTTTCACCGTGTCACGGCGGTCAACCAGTTCGGCGTCTGGGCGAGCATGAAGCACGAGCTACGTGTCATGCGCGCGCAGGGGAGGGGCGCGATCGTGAACAACTCGTCGCTGGGCGGTCTCGTCGGCCTCCCGCGGCGCGCGGCATACCACGGCACCAAGCACGCCGTGCTCGGCATGACCAAGAGCGCGGGTGTCGAGTACGCGCCGCGCGGCATCCGTATCAATGCGATCTGCCCCGGTACCATCGACACGCCGATGGTGCAGGACATGCTGAAGGGCCAGGCTGACGCGATGAAGGAGATCCTGAAGGAGCAGTCGATTGGACGGCTCGGTCGGTCTGACGAGGTCGCGGCAGCCGTGTTGTGGCTGTGTAGCCCGGGCGCGAGCTTCGTGGTCGGCGTCGGTCTGCCGGTCGATGGCGGATTCACGGCACATTGAGCACGGAGCCGAGGAGGAGAGGCCCCCGCTTCCGTGGCTCTCCCGCACTTCGGGGCAAGTCCCGAATCGTGTGTAGTGGGTCCGGAGGGGTGACGCATTCAAGCACTACTTGATTAGATTCGTGACGGTCGCTCCGGCACGCCGCTCACTTGCTTTGACGCGCCCGCGACGCAGCGACCGAATCCTGGGGAGGGACAGGTGGACGCCTCAGGGCGCGCGCCTTGCCGAGCGCCTTATGTGCCAGCATCAGGCATCCGAGCCCCATTCCGGCCTGTACGAGGAGGGAGCCCCCGCCGCCGCCGAAGGCGAGCCGCTCAAGCACGCGCAGCACGGAAAGGGTTCCTAGCGCGCCGAGCAGCGTGACTATCAGGTACCAGAAGATCGCCATCCGCCAACGATAGTGCAGCGCACGAAGGCAGCGCCAGAAGGAGCGTACGCGGGCAGCTGCTGCGGCTGCCATGGAAGTATGCGAACAGCGGTCTCCACCAGGAATCGCGGGGCGCGCCCTTGGGCCAGGTCCTGGTCGACGCCGCATCCAACGGCCCTTCGACCATGGCGCGCTCGGTCCTCTTCTGGCGCAGGCCCAGGTGGAGGGGGGCTGCTGGCGCTAGCTCGGAGTCGAAGAAACAGACGCGGGCCGGCATCGGTGAACTCCGGAGCCGGCACGTGACGGCTCACAACCATGCGTGGAGTGGAATCAACAGTCCATCGTTCTCACCCTCGTGGGTCCCTTCGATATCCAGGGCGACCATTCCCGTGTCGGGCGCGACGTCGTATCCCACCACGATTCTGCCCAGGGCGAGCAGGCCCCGCCTGAGCGCGGGCAGACTCACGTCATCTTCGTCTTCGTCTTCGTCTTCGTCTTCGTCGAGGAGCGAGCGCCCGGAAGACTCCTCTCGGGCGAACTGTGTCCACGAGTCGAGCCGGCCCTCGAAGACGATGTTGTCGGCGCCGTCCACCCACTTGGGCAAGGTCGAGTCTGGGACACGCATGACGTGCTCCGTGAGCACCTTCGGATCGAGGCCTCCCAGGTTGGCGTGGAGCGCGGCGGAGAGGAACTCCTCGACGGTGTTCTTCACGGGGGATGAGCCTCTCTGGGAGAGTCGATACGCCTTGCTGAATTCGGCGGAGAGGGGCAGGTGGCCCTTGCCCGGCCGGAGCCCCGCGAAATCCTCGAGGTCCACATCCCGGAGCCACGCCCGGTCCGTCTCGCTCAGGCATTTCGAACGAACCCTCAGCAGGTCGAAGCGGGGCAGGAAGAGGAAGCGGTTCTTGCTCGGGGTGACGCTCCCTTCGAAGGTCAGCCGGTGCAGCACCAGGAACAGATAGCCAAGCAACCGGCGGTCCCGGTCCGTGAACTGCTCGCGCAGCGCCAGGTCGCGCAGCCTGGTGACGATTTGCAGCTCGTGCTCCTTGTGCATGTCATCCAACAGCGCTTCGAACGGATGTCTGCCTTGAATGATATGGCTCCCCAGGTGATCCAGGTTGGTGGAGAAGTTCACCTGGACGCAGTTACCGGAGAAGACAGTGCCGGAGCCCTGGAGCGTGGCGGACCGGATTCCAGCCACCCGGGAGTCCTCGGCGGGCCAGCAGCACAAGAGGCTGCGGAGGAAGGAGACCTCTTCGGAGCCCATGCGGGCGGAGAGGTCCTTGGTGGTCCGCTTGGGGGAGAACTTCAATGGGGCTGACGGATGCGTCCGCTTCAAGAAGGACTCGACGGCGACCCGGTCCTTGCATTGCGACAGCGCCTCGATGAGCGCCACGAACTGATCGACCTGGACCTCCCAGGTCGGTGAGCGCGTGTAGGGGTCGACGTCCACATTGGAGACCAGCTCCAAGGTGGAGGTCATGCCCATCGTCCCTGTTTCGATGACCGCGTTCAAACCGGGCCGCACCTGCGTCTTGAACAGCGTCACCCCTTTGTAGGTCTCGCCGAAGGACTCCCCGGCTGCATTCCGGACGGCGACCCCGTTCAGCTCCACCTCGAACCCCAGTGACATGCGATGTATCCCTCGTGTTGTGTCCCGTGAGGGACAGCGCCGCTGGGATGTTCATCGATTCGTGCTCGTAAAGCGAGGCAGCGCCGGGTGGGGCACCATGTGCTCACGAGAAGACCCGCATTCGCGCTCCGCCTCCAAGGGGGTTTCGTCGACACCCTCACCGCGGCTCAACCTTGTCCGTTTGAATGGGGGCTACACCGCACGGCCTCCTCGCGCCGGAGCATGCGGCGTCGGCGCGAGGAGGCGAAACTGGCGGCCGGATGCGTGTCAACCCGGTGCTTCGGAGCCCGGCGGCACTACGGCGTGAGCGTCGCGTTGAACGAGTAGTGGCCCGTGCCCTGCGTAACGCCGGTGGTGGGGAAGGTCGCGGGCATCGGGCCGTAGGTCCTGCTGACCCAGCGCTCCGTACCCGACGCGCCGCTATAGGCGAATATCGTGCTGCCGCTGTTCAACCCCACCACGAGCCAGTAGGTGCCCGCGGGGAGAGAGACCGGCGTGACGACGTTGACGGTATTCCACCCGACCACGGGTACGAACGACGTGGTCGTCGCCTGGAGGTTGCCTGGCGCGCCGCTGGCGAGGCTGTCATAGACGGCCATGGTCAGGTTGCCAGGCGAGCTCCCCAGCGCCTTGACGTTGATGCTCAAGGTCTGAAGCGTGGCCGTTTGCGTCAGCGCCACCTGGTTGCCGATCAGCAGATCGGCGAGGCCGGAGTCCGTGCCCGACAGGATGTTCGTCTCTCCAATGGTGATGGAAGAACTCGAGCTGGTCACGAAAGACTTCACCTGCCCCGTGCCGGTACCGTCGGTGCTGCTGGCCAGGGCACAGAAATAGTACGTGGTGTCGGACGTCAGCCCGGTGATGGCCTGATTGAAGCTGACGGCGGCGCTGCCGCTGCCAAGATTGATGCCTCCGCTGGTCGGAGCGCGAGTCCCGAACGTGTCGTTGCAGCTTCCCGGGTGGGTCGCGCTGTAGCGGAACCAACCGGTGGAAGCGAGGCCATGGGGATTCCCCGCCCCGTTCAACGTGGCGCTCGTCGAGGTGACGCTGGTCGCGTCCGAGGTGAGGACGGTCGGGGCGGCTCCCTCAGCCGAAGTGGTGAACGACAACACCGCGCTCGCGGAGGTCACCCCCACCGAATTGCTGGCGATGGCGCAGAAGTAATACGTGGTGCTCGCCGCGAGCCCCGTCACGGACTGAGTGAACGGGAGCGCCGAGCCGCCGCTGCCCAGGCTCACTCCACCCGTGGCCGGAGCGCGAGTCCCGAACGTGTCGTTGCAGCTTCCGGGGTTCGTGGTGCTGTAGCGGAACCAACCCGTGGTCTGAGCGCCGTTGGGGTTGGCCGAGCCGTTGAGCGAGGCGCCAGATGCTGCGACATTGCTGGCCGCCAAGGTGGTCGTGGTCGGAGCCACGGCACCGCTGCACGGGGCATTCGTGTTGATCGTGAGCACCCAGTCGTTGCAGTTCGTGGACTGCGGAGCCGCGTCGTCGCAGTTCGCCTGGTGGCCCGTGGTCCACGTGGGGGTGGTGAAGTCCTGCGTCCCGGTGTTGGCGTAACTGGTGCCAATGGTCGTGTACGCACCGTTGGTGGGGTTGAACCACCTGGCCGTGGAGGTACCGCACAGCCTGGTCATGTCCACGCGGACGGTGCGGGACGACGGGATGTAGACGACCACCGCCGACCCGTTGGGGGTCCGCGCGGTCGTCGCGTAGTAGTTGGTTCGAACGGCGTTGTTGCCATAGCAGCTGGTGCTGCTGCTCCCGCTGGCGCACATGCCCTGGGTCACGATGGTGCTTCCATTGACCGGGTCGCTGGGCCCACGGTCGGGGACCAGCTCCCACCAGTTGAACCCACTGGGACCATCGAAGAAGGTCCGCAAGTGCTGCATGTAGATGGCGCCTGGGTGCGTGGGGTTGTTGATCAAGGACTTGTTGGGGAATGGTGCCCCCAGTTGCCACTCATGGGACGCCCCGTAGAGCGTGCCGACGGAGCCGGACGTAATCGACCACCAGGCCACCTTCCGGGTGTCTCGCCCGGTCACGCCTTCGTCCTCGTACTTGGGCTCCATCAGGAAGCTGGGCATGATCGCCGGCAGGGTCCGTCCATAGTCGACGTGCTGCTTGTAGTAGGCCGCGTTGTAGTTGTAGACCCCACTGAGAGTGACGAGGCCGCCCCACACCGACCAATCGCCATCCAGGGAGCTGGTCCCGGTGGTGGGGGCGAGTTGGAGCACGAAGAGCTTCGGATTGACGTTGTCCGCGCTCTTGATGCCGCTCGCCACGGCGGCCATGCGCGCCTTGTCATTGACGTCGACATCGAAATAGTCGCCGCCCATCCACCAGACGATGTTGTGGTTGTTCTTGTAGCGATTGCCGAGATACTGGCCGTACTGGTTCGCCCGTGTCGTACCGTTCGCAACGAGGGTCTGGTGGAAGCCGACCGGACCGTCGATGGGCGTCGCGAAGAGCACGATGTTGTTCTGGTTGGCCGCTGCCACCACCGCATCGAACCGGGCAAAGTAGGCGTCGTTCGGCTTGCTCAAATCCCAACAGGGGCCATACTCGCAACTCTGAGCGAGCGTCCCGGTGAAGGGCTTGATGCCGTCCCAGGTGGAGGAGTCCGGCGTGGAGTAGTTCTGGATCAACCAGACATCCGCGGCGTTGACGCCCTGGCTGGCCTTGGTGGCAAAGATGGTATTGAGGTCGGCTGGGTCGACTCCGGTGACGATGGATTGTGGATTGAACCCGTTCACGAGAAACGGAACATTGTTCTGGTCGACCAGGTAACGCTTGTTGGCACTGACCTTCAGCGGGAAAGTGAAGGTCGGACCGATGAGCTTCTGGCCCGTGGTGCCGAGCCCTCCGGTGTCGTCTGGGGCTTCGACCTGCGCCGAACAGGCCGTGATCACCGAGCAGACGGCACCGAGCAGGACCCTCCGTAGAAGGTGGGCTCGAACTCCGAGCGCGGAAATGCCAACGCCATTGGAACTACACGTCCATGATTTCATGCAACGACTCCAAGGAACCCAGCCAGCGAGTCCGTTTCGCAGCTGGAATGCGGCCACAGCAACTTCGCGGCGCTCAGTCGTTCAAGGACTGAGGAGAAACAACGGCGATACCGCGCACTGTCATCACATCCGAGACGCCGTCTTGACTGGGAAGGCCAGGCTGGGTGACGACCCTGTCATGGCGCGCGGTCCCTTCACCCCGGAGGCCAGCACGGCGAGGGCCACCCAGCGGGCGTTGATGAACTTCCTGTCGAACCGCATGCGCGCAACACCTTCGTCGAGAGTGTGGCGTCTCTACGAACGAGGCTCCTCGGACTTTCCTGGAAGTTGATGGAGCCATTCTCCAGTGGGTGGCTTACAGGCTGGCCGTCAGGTCACTCTTCTGGCTGGAAGAGGGCGCGAGGGCTGCCCGACAAGCCGCGCCCCCCGCGGCACCACAGGGGAGCCCAGGCACGTCTGAGCCCGTTTTGCAGGGCTTGCTTGCTATCCCACCCGCCCTCCGTGACATCCTGGCCGGATGAACCGCGTCCTCCTGCTGGCTGGACTGTTGAGCCTTGTTGCGTGCACGGGCTCCAGCGCGCCGAACACCGACACCGGAGGCCCCAACAACCCAGGGGGGCCCGGAGGGCCCGGGGGGAGCTTGGGCGCCGCGTGCGTGGTGCAGTCGGTGCTCGGCGATCGCTGCGCCAGCTGTCACGGCGCGCTGCCGACCCAGGGGGCGACGATGCCGCTGCGCACCCTGCACGATATGCGGGTGAGCTCGGCGATGGATGGGAGGCTCAGCAACGCCCAGCGCGCGCTCATCCGCATGCGCGACGACGCGTCTCCGATGCCACCGGCCCCCCATGCGCGCGCGAGCGCAGCCGAGCTCGCCGCGCTCGAGACCTGGATCGGAGAGGGGATGCCCCTCTGCAATGGAACGGGCGGCCCGCCCGTGACCGTGGTGCCCGAGCCGAACCTGCTCGATCAGTCCGCGCTCTTCCGCTGCACCGAAGGCGTGCGCTCGGATGCGCCGACGCGCATCCGCCGCATGAACCGGCGCGAGTTCACCCGCAACGTCGGTGGATCGGTCGAGCGCAGCTGGACCGGGTTCAGCTTCTACGACAACCCGCTCGATCCCAGCGCCATCGAGCAGTACAGCTCCTGGGCCACGGACGAGACGCTGGACGAGGCCACGGTGGAGCTCTTCCTGCCGGTGGTCGGGGAGGCCGCCGCGCCGTGGACGATGAACTACCCGGATGGCAACCGGATGGAGCGTGTCTACACCGACAGCCGCTTCAGATGCATGTTCGACGACGCGAACCCGAGCGACGCCTGCAAGCGCTTCCACCTCGGCCAGATGCTCGAGTTCGGCGTCTTCTTCCGCCCGCCCACCGAGGATGAGCTCACCCGCCTCACCGCCTTCGCGACCGCGGTCATCGCGCAGGAGCCGAGCTACTCCCCGCGAAACCGCGCGGACTCCATCACGCGGATCTCCAACGCCGCGTGGATGATGACCGGCGCCATGTTCCGCCGCGAGATGGGCGGCGAGCCGGCCGACGGTCGGGTGGAGCTGACCAGCCTCGAGCTGGGCTCGCAGCTGGCCTACGCGCTGGCGGGGCGCGCGCCCTCGGCCACGCCGAGCTTCGTGTGGCCGTACTACTCCGC
It contains:
- a CDS encoding LysR family transcriptional regulator, with the translated sequence MDNLPFAQLQSFLAVARANSFVGAARELGISRSAVSQSVQQLEERLRVVLVQRTTRSVALTDAGRRLVDRVGPVFAQTAAALAEVSAKPGEVVGRLRLSVPHAAVSLVLEPVLPTFRERHPRVEVELVLDERFVDIVAGGYDAGVRLSESIERDMVQVRLTEPFRFVVVGTPDYLARHGRPQRPEDLLEHECITFRSPTNGSLYAWELERGRKSWRVPVRGGIVTNDGLLCSMLAKRGLGLAYSPEAWIREELRRGELEAVLEAYAPIVPGYFLYFPSRNQRSEPLRLFVETAKELLRR
- a CDS encoding DUF2255 family protein produces the protein MVSSEGDDARLVLHQLLKGTVPMAEWSAEELRELANSDDLHISPFREDGATYGTPTWIWSVVVDGALYARAYHGQRSRWYQAAKRQKAGRLTAAGMTRDVTFDLIDGPVNERIDDAYREKYRGSEYLPPMLSARARGATVKLTPRETKASVPLGSRPRTPRGVW
- a CDS encoding cupin domain-containing carboxymuconolactone decarboxylase family protein → MIRVTRSGSQSPTRGPAEHFTGIVHIDSPFQADAPARVSGATVMFEPGARTAWHRHPLGQTLLVSSGVGRVQQEGGPIEEVRSGDIVWIPPGAKHWHGASPDSSMSHIAINESRHGSVVEWLEHVTDEEYGAMPATLGGSTAATSLRILQPNVAGRRTSPAGVESVAPALERDTQERLYGEVWRRPGLARRERSLVTVAAMIARGESDALAYELDQAMDNGVTASELSETITHLAYYTGWGNAMSAVRPARESFARRGIDPAQLPSAAASLLPIDEAAEARRKAGVEANFGQVAPGVLHYTTEALFRDLWLRPGLAPRDRSLVTVSALIATGQPAQLTYHLGRAMDHGLTREQASEVLTQLAFYAGWPSVFSALPVVKDVFSTRQD
- a CDS encoding glucose 1-dehydrogenase, which encodes MNPKYDFKGQVALVTGAAMGMGLATARAFAQSGASVVLADVDVGLAAKEAAKIVEEGGVAIGVACDVTDEAQVAGAVDRAVSEYGRLDMAFNNAGIQVPPSDAAEEAAESFHRVTAVNQFGVWASMKHELRVMRAQGRGAIVNNSSLGGLVGLPRRAAYHGTKHAVLGMTKSAGVEYAPRGIRINAICPGTIDTPMVQDMLKGQADAMKEILKEQSIGRLGRSDEVAAAVLWLCSPGASFVVGVGLPVDGGFTAH
- a CDS encoding DUF4038 domain-containing protein, which gives rise to MKSWTCSSNGVGISALGVRAHLLRRVLLGAVCSVITACSAQVEAPDDTGGLGTTGQKLIGPTFTFPLKVSANKRYLVDQNNVPFLVNGFNPQSIVTGVDPADLNTIFATKASQGVNAADVWLIQNYSTPDSSTWDGIKPFTGTLAQSCEYGPCWDLSKPNDAYFARFDAVVAAANQNNIVLFATPIDGPVGFHQTLVANGTTRANQYGQYLGNRYKNNHNIVWWMGGDYFDVDVNDKARMAAVASGIKSADNVNPKLFVLQLAPTTGTSSLDGDWSVWGGLVTLSGVYNYNAAYYKQHVDYGRTLPAIMPSFLMEPKYEDEGVTGRDTRKVAWWSITSGSVGTLYGASHEWQLGAPFPNKSLINNPTHPGAIYMQHLRTFFDGPSGFNWWELVPDRGPSDPVNGSTIVTQGMCASGSSSTSCYGNNAVRTNYYATTARTPNGSAVVVYIPSSRTVRVDMTRLCGTSTARWFNPTNGAYTTIGTSYANTGTQDFTTPTWTTGHQANCDDAAPQSTNCNDWVLTINTNAPCSGAVAPTTTTLAASNVAASGASLNGSANPNGAQTTGWFRYSTTNPGSCNDTFGTRAPATGGVSLGSGGSALPFTQSVTGLAASTTYYFCAIASNSVGVTSASAVLSFTTSAEGAAPTVLTSDATSVTSTSATLNGAGNPHGLASTGWFRYSATHPGSCNDTFGTRAPTSGGINLGSGSAAVSFNQAITGLTSDTTYYFCALASSTDGTGTGQVKSFVTSSSSSITIGETNILSGTDSGLADLLIGNQVALTQTATLQTLSINVKALGSSPGNLTMAVYDSLASGAPGNLQATTTSFVPVVGWNTVNVVTPVSLPAGTYWLVVGLNSGSTIFAYSGASGTERWVSRTYGPMPATFPTTGVTQGTGHYSFNATLTP